From the Natronococcus sp. AD-5 genome, one window contains:
- a CDS encoding cytochrome d ubiquinol oxidase subunit II, with the protein MTDPVLGAAYVVEWLPEAWFWLLFGILAIYLGLDGFDFGIGLLYATRGSESDRELLHAAFGPIWKANEVWFVLFVTILFAAYPSVYANLLSRHYLLVFLLLLGLILRGVGVKLRKERDDERWKRYCDYAFVLGSLLSPLVLGAFVVRWGFVDVPASVALLGGVALVALCLVLGATFLAIKTQGVLRAEMVTYATRGTPIYFALFAGTGGILYGIGSIELTVVTVAAVTAGLCSLGIIAASYADHHYVAFGAAIGLVIAFVGFVATGLYPMIDPAADLAIRDAVVSPRTLNVTTVMALIFLPAVALGFVMLYSVFEGVADPEHGY; encoded by the coding sequence ATGACTGATCCGGTTCTCGGAGCGGCGTACGTCGTCGAGTGGCTGCCGGAGGCGTGGTTCTGGCTCCTGTTCGGCATCCTCGCGATCTACCTGGGTCTCGACGGGTTCGACTTCGGGATCGGGCTCCTCTACGCGACGCGGGGGAGCGAGTCCGACCGCGAACTGCTCCACGCCGCCTTCGGTCCGATCTGGAAGGCGAACGAAGTCTGGTTCGTCCTCTTCGTGACGATCCTGTTCGCCGCGTATCCGAGCGTCTACGCGAACCTCCTGTCCCGACACTATCTGCTCGTGTTCCTCTTGCTTCTCGGATTGATCCTCCGGGGCGTCGGCGTCAAACTCCGCAAAGAACGCGACGACGAGCGGTGGAAGCGCTACTGCGATTACGCGTTCGTTCTCGGGAGCCTGCTCTCGCCGCTCGTCCTCGGCGCGTTCGTCGTGAGATGGGGATTCGTCGACGTCCCGGCGAGCGTAGCACTGCTCGGCGGCGTCGCGCTCGTCGCGCTCTGTCTCGTACTCGGCGCGACGTTTCTCGCGATCAAGACCCAGGGAGTACTGCGGGCGGAGATGGTAACGTACGCGACGAGGGGGACGCCGATCTACTTCGCGCTCTTTGCTGGTACCGGCGGGATACTCTACGGCATCGGGAGTATCGAACTCACGGTAGTTACCGTCGCCGCAGTTACAGCCGGACTCTGTTCGCTCGGCATCATCGCGGCGTCGTACGCCGACCATCACTACGTCGCCTTCGGCGCAGCAATCGGCCTGGTGATCGCGTTCGTCGGTTTCGTCGCGACGGGACTGTATCCGATGATCGACCCGGCCGCCGACCTAGCGATCCGCGACGCGGTCGTCTCGCCGCGGACGCTGAACGTAACGACGGTCATGGCGCTCATCTTCTTACCTGCGGTCGCGCTGGGGTTCGTGATGCTGTATTCGGTTTTCGAGGGTGTCG